A genomic window from Tolypothrix sp. PCC 7910 includes:
- a CDS encoding Uma2 family endonuclease, with translation MSIFPKYIPQSDPPLPPWETLPTMYDLPSDNPEEPGLPDYFHFLQPLLLYLTFQPINWNPELVFSAADLNLYYDLQHPLWYKRPDWFGVVGVEKQYQGEDLRLSYVTWQEPANPFVIVELLSPGTEDEDLGNTQNATDKPPTKWEVYERILRVPYYIVFSRYTDELQAFQLVGGHYEPMNLTDGRLLMPEIGLSLGLWQGSFRDIERLWLRWFTLAGELIPEPAEEARQAKQEAEQAKRKAAQLAERLRQLGVNPDDLEELL, from the coding sequence ATGAGCATCTTCCCCAAATATATCCCCCAATCAGATCCGCCCCTTCCGCCTTGGGAAACCCTACCCACAATGTATGATTTACCCAGCGATAACCCAGAGGAGCCAGGTTTGCCGGATTATTTTCACTTTTTACAGCCCTTACTTTTATATTTAACTTTTCAACCAATAAACTGGAATCCCGAACTAGTTTTCAGCGCTGCTGACCTCAATCTTTACTACGATTTACAACATCCTTTATGGTACAAACGCCCAGATTGGTTTGGTGTTGTCGGCGTGGAAAAACAATATCAAGGTGAGGATTTGCGTTTAAGTTATGTAACTTGGCAAGAACCAGCCAATCCTTTTGTCATTGTGGAATTATTATCCCCAGGTACAGAAGATGAAGATTTAGGTAATACACAAAATGCCACAGATAAACCTCCTACTAAATGGGAAGTTTACGAACGAATTTTGCGAGTTCCTTACTATATTGTGTTTAGTCGTTACACAGATGAACTCCAAGCATTTCAGTTAGTAGGCGGTCATTATGAACCAATGAATTTAACTGATGGACGCTTACTTATGCCAGAAATCGGATTAAGTTTAGGCTTATGGCAAGGCTCATTTCGAGATATTGAAAGATTGTGGTTAAGGTGGTTCACTTTAGCCGGAGAATTGATTCCTGAACCTGCTGAAGAAGCCAGACAAGCTAAACAAGAAGCAGAACAAGCAAAAAGAAAAGCAGCACAACTAGCTGAACGTTTGCGGCAATTAGGGGTGAATCCTGATGATTTAGAAGAATTATTGTAA
- a CDS encoding type II toxin-antitoxin system HicB family antitoxin produces MKPIKIIVEKHPDGYIAYPLLGIKGVVVGEGNTYAEALADVKSAIQCHIEVFGEDVLEDESPVLEAFIAEAEVII; encoded by the coding sequence ATGAAACCAATCAAAATTATTGTTGAAAAGCATCCTGATGGCTATATTGCCTATCCTCTTCTTGGTATTAAAGGTGTTGTCGTTGGTGAAGGTAACACTTATGCAGAAGCTTTAGCTGATGTTAAATCAGCTATCCAATGCCATATAGAAGTATTTGGTGAGGATGTTTTGGAGGACGAATCACCAGTTTTAGAGGCTTTTATAGCTGAAGCTGAGGTGATTATTTAA
- a CDS encoding protein kinase has translation MVWNPGQELFGSRYIIERKLGEGGIGITYLARNQQGEFRVIKTIREQILNHPDWIPHQNLLRQNFRDEALVLSLCRHRHIVQIENAFFEENFPCMAMEYIEGEDLGRRISQKGALPEAEALIYIRQISDALTLIHQRGLLHRDLKPSNIMMRAGKPEAVLIDFGLAQGFIPDVTHTLPGGLTHGFAPPEQYLPKARWGEYTDVYALAATLYSLLTGQLPAPVPARLQNTNLIPPKDLNSRISDKVNEAIIQGMELKYELRPRSVQEWLDLLGMNTGVTSGTDNVTQKTSTPQPSIQNLKSPNSSVVISQNWNRLNTIPGIGKKFTLDFDGRILALATENIGNENSINLLELSDVEFGICRHMHTLTGHSTEIGSLAFGYSGGITTLLASGGADGTIKVWDIATGKEVYTLHHSEWAVWSLAFSPDMKTLASGHGREGTVQLWDVATGRKIHTFPDSGGFHVHSIAFSPTYYEYSNKKVVEMLAIGNLYYLAISLIAHGQEVYFNPKNVQMLPSSNTYWKPQEEAHSQAIFIPCGRVNSVAFSQDGQLLATAGEGVIRLWRITGSLTYKIFFRQSIFQRIQNFIGMFFTRHKSLRSFFRGVIRVEEIHQLTGHYGNIWSAAFSQDGKILASGGEDKTVKLWDVVTGQEIRTFTDDPDRVDRINSVSFGSFGKDKLASSYTNTIKLRQVETGREIITFAGNMSWYIGDSKNIDPIALSPDGQILASVSFRWIQLWEVGTGRAIKILRDHEYPIRSIAFSPDGLLLASGGQDNIIKLWHMGTLKEIRILSGHSHTVNSLSFSPDGKLLVSMSYEGTIRLWEVATGREISTFNCPADWVNSVNFSFDRQLLAIGSKGTTIKVCQVETGAEIDTFNAPSQFNSFAFSSDRQLLAIASEDKTVKLLHVATRTEICKFTASLQVHSISFSANGQLLAIGEYGGNIQIWERS, from the coding sequence ATGGTGTGGAATCCAGGGCAAGAGTTATTTGGTAGTCGCTACATCATCGAGAGAAAATTAGGTGAAGGTGGGATAGGCATTACCTATCTTGCGAGAAATCAACAGGGTGAGTTCAGGGTAATTAAAACCATCAGAGAGCAAATACTCAATCATCCTGACTGGATACCGCACCAAAATTTATTAAGACAAAACTTCCGCGATGAAGCACTGGTGTTATCATTGTGCCGCCATCGCCACATTGTTCAGATAGAAAATGCATTTTTTGAAGAAAATTTCCCTTGTATGGCTATGGAGTACATTGAGGGGGAAGATTTAGGCAGAAGGATAAGCCAAAAAGGAGCTTTACCAGAAGCTGAAGCGCTGATATATATCCGGCAAATTAGTGACGCTTTAACCTTAATTCATCAACGTGGTTTGCTGCATCGGGATTTGAAGCCAAGTAATATCATGATGCGTGCAGGTAAACCAGAAGCCGTGCTGATTGATTTTGGTTTAGCACAGGGATTTATCCCAGATGTTACCCATACTCTTCCTGGCGGTCTTACCCACGGTTTCGCGCCACCAGAACAGTATCTTCCAAAAGCGAGATGGGGAGAATACACTGATGTCTACGCCCTAGCAGCCACATTATATAGTTTGCTTACTGGACAGTTACCTGCACCTGTACCCGCGAGATTGCAAAACACCAACCTCATACCGCCAAAAGATTTAAATTCCAGGATCAGCGACAAGGTGAATGAGGCAATTATCCAGGGTATGGAATTAAAGTATGAGCTTCGCCCCAGGTCAGTACAGGAATGGTTAGATTTATTGGGAATGAATACGGGTGTAACTTCAGGTACAGATAACGTTACACAAAAAACATCGACTCCTCAACCATCTATTCAAAATTTAAAATCCCCAAATTCATCTGTAGTCATTTCTCAAAACTGGAATCGGTTAAATACCATCCCTGGTATTGGTAAGAAATTCACCCTGGATTTCGATGGCAGAATTTTAGCGCTCGCTACAGAAAATATTGGTAACGAAAATTCCATTAATTTATTAGAACTAAGTGATGTGGAGTTTGGTATATGCAGGCATATGCATACTCTCACTGGTCATTCTACAGAGATTGGCTCACTTGCCTTTGGCTACTCTGGAGGCATCACTACACTATTGGCTAGTGGTGGTGCAGATGGAACTATTAAAGTATGGGATATCGCAACTGGCAAAGAAGTCTACACCTTACATCATTCCGAGTGGGCAGTCTGGTCACTCGCGTTCAGCCCAGATATGAAAACATTAGCTAGTGGTCATGGTAGAGAGGGGACAGTACAACTTTGGGATGTCGCAACTGGCAGAAAAATCCATACTTTTCCTGATTCTGGCGGCTTCCATGTGCATTCTATTGCTTTTAGCCCAACTTATTATGAATATTCTAATAAAAAAGTAGTAGAAATGTTGGCTATTGGAAATCTTTACTATTTAGCTATTTCACTAATAGCACATGGTCAAGAAGTTTATTTTAATCCAAAAAATGTGCAAATGTTGCCTAGTAGTAACACCTACTGGAAACCACAAGAGGAAGCACATAGCCAAGCAATATTTATACCTTGTGGCAGGGTTAATTCTGTTGCCTTTAGTCAAGATGGGCAACTATTAGCTACTGCTGGTGAGGGAGTTATAAGACTCTGGCGGATTACAGGATCATTGACATATAAAATATTTTTTCGACAATCAATATTCCAAAGAATACAAAACTTCATTGGTATGTTCTTCACAAGACATAAATCTCTTCGTTCCTTTTTTAGAGGAGTAATTAGAGTAGAAGAGATCCATCAGCTTACTGGTCATTATGGCAATATTTGGTCAGCTGCTTTTAGTCAAGATGGAAAAATATTAGCTAGTGGTGGTGAAGACAAAACTGTCAAACTTTGGGATGTTGTGACTGGTCAAGAAATTCGCACCTTTACTGATGATCCGGACAGGGTTGATAGGATTAATTCTGTCAGCTTTGGCAGCTTTGGCAAGGACAAATTAGCTAGTAGTTATACCAACACTATCAAACTACGGCAAGTTGAAACTGGCAGAGAAATTATAACCTTTGCTGGGAATATGAGTTGGTATATCGGTGATAGTAAAAATATTGACCCTATCGCTTTGAGTCCAGATGGGCAAATTTTAGCTAGTGTTAGCTTCAGATGGATTCAATTGTGGGAGGTTGGAACTGGTAGAGCAATTAAAATTCTCCGCGATCATGAATATCCAATTAGGTCTATTGCATTCAGTCCAGATGGGCTACTTCTAGCAAGTGGCGGCCAAGACAATATTATAAAACTGTGGCATATGGGAACTCTTAAAGAAATTAGGATTTTATCTGGTCATTCCCACACAGTTAATTCCCTATCTTTTAGCCCAGATGGAAAATTGTTAGTTAGCATGAGTTATGAAGGAACTATCAGGCTATGGGAGGTAGCAACTGGTAGAGAAATCTCCACTTTTAATTGTCCTGCGGACTGGGTGAATTCTGTTAATTTTAGTTTTGATAGGCAATTATTAGCGATTGGTAGTAAAGGTACAACTATCAAAGTATGCCAAGTTGAAACTGGCGCAGAAATCGATACTTTTAATGCGCCTTCGCAGTTTAATTCTTTTGCTTTTAGTTCCGACAGGCAATTGTTAGCCATTGCAAGTGAAGATAAAACTGTTAAATTGTTGCACGTAGCAACAAGAACAGAAATCTGTAAGTTTACCGCATCCTTACAAGTTCATTCCATTTCTTTCAGCGCAAATGGACAGTTGTTAGCCATTGGTGAATATGGCGGTAATATTCAGATATGGGAACGCAGCTAG
- a CDS encoding Uma2 family endonuclease, with the protein MTAFTQDYKITWEKLPDDYKLPDDPVDNINQPALAAALTQSLELAGKLPPNALTPTNYGICATLNGKIVVKAPDWAYIPKISVNREDVTRSYTPQLQGDIPVIVIEFLSDTEGGEYSIKPTYPPGKWFFYECVLKVPNYAIFEPDSGDLEVYCLDNNTGRYVVQNPNENQRYWIAQMNLYLAVWQGTRENRTGNWLRWWDEQGNLLLWGSELAQKERQRAERLAAQLRAAGIEPQD; encoded by the coding sequence ATGACAGCCTTTACCCAAGACTATAAAATCACTTGGGAAAAACTACCCGACGATTACAAACTCCCAGACGATCCAGTGGACAACATCAACCAACCAGCCTTAGCTGCGGCACTAACACAAAGTTTAGAACTTGCTGGTAAACTTCCACCCAACGCCCTCACACCAACAAATTACGGTATCTGCGCTACATTAAATGGCAAAATTGTCGTCAAAGCCCCAGACTGGGCGTATATTCCCAAAATTAGCGTTAATCGAGAAGATGTCACCCGCAGTTACACACCACAGCTACAGGGAGACATTCCCGTAATTGTCATAGAATTTCTTTCTGATACAGAAGGTGGAGAATACTCCATCAAACCCACCTACCCCCCAGGTAAATGGTTTTTTTACGAATGCGTCTTAAAAGTTCCAAACTACGCCATTTTTGAACCTGATAGCGGAGATTTAGAAGTTTATTGCTTAGATAATAATACTGGCAGATATGTTGTCCAAAACCCCAACGAAAACCAGCGTTACTGGATAGCCCAAATGAATCTTTATCTCGCTGTATGGCAAGGTACTCGTGAAAATCGTACAGGAAATTGGTTGCGTTGGTGGGATGAACAAGGAAATCTACTACTTTGGGGTTCAGAATTAGCCCAAAAAGAACGACAACGGGCTGAAAGATTAGCAGCACAATTGCGGGCGGCGGGAATTGAACCGCAAGATTAG
- the radA gene encoding DNA repair protein RadA, which yields MAKSKTFYICNDCGAESSQWFGKCPACGTYNSLEEQISIQSSVDIPSRGGVSGWQSASTNGKSHNKPAKPRSSLTFDQISDRQIARWESGYGELDRVLGGGVVPGSMVLIGGDPGIGKSTLLLQVSNQLAQRYRILYVTGEESGQQVKLRASRLGVSKSVNVVGDENTVVEEVTPVPIEPQSEVIPVAIDNQSINPDNIGADLYILPETDLEEILREIDSLKPNVAVIDSIQTVFFPALTSAPGSVAQVRECTAALMKVAKHEDITMLIVGHVTKEGAIAGPKVLEHLVDTVLYFEGDRFASHRLLRTVKNRFGATHEIGIFEMVSHGLREVPNPSELFLGNRDDPAPGTAIVVACEGTRPIVVELQALVSPTSYPSPRRAATGIDYNRLVQILAVLEKRVGIPMSKLDSYVASAGGLNVEEPAVDLGIAIAIVASFRDRIVDPGTVLIGEVGLGGQVRSVSQMELRLKEAAKLGFKRAIVPKGTKFPDLNIEILPVSKVIDAIIAAIPHQELTEEDLEPDEDE from the coding sequence ATGGCAAAGTCCAAAACCTTTTACATTTGTAACGATTGTGGAGCAGAATCTTCTCAATGGTTTGGTAAGTGTCCCGCTTGTGGTACTTACAACTCTTTAGAAGAACAAATTTCCATCCAATCATCGGTCGATATACCCAGCCGAGGAGGAGTCAGTGGTTGGCAATCAGCATCCACTAATGGCAAATCTCATAATAAGCCAGCAAAACCGCGCTCTTCCTTAACATTCGATCAAATTAGCGATCGCCAAATTGCTCGCTGGGAATCTGGCTATGGTGAATTAGATCGAGTTTTGGGTGGTGGCGTTGTCCCTGGTTCGATGGTCTTAATTGGTGGCGATCCAGGAATTGGGAAATCAACTCTACTACTTCAAGTATCTAATCAATTAGCGCAGAGATACCGCATTCTTTATGTCACAGGGGAAGAATCAGGTCAACAAGTAAAGTTAAGAGCTTCGCGCTTAGGAGTATCTAAAAGCGTCAATGTTGTAGGCGATGAAAATACAGTTGTAGAGGAAGTAACACCTGTTCCCATAGAACCTCAAAGTGAAGTCATACCTGTTGCCATAGACAATCAAAGTATAAACCCTGACAATATAGGTGCAGATTTATATATATTGCCAGAAACAGATTTAGAAGAAATTCTTCGGGAAATAGACTCTCTTAAACCAAATGTGGCAGTAATTGATAGTATTCAAACAGTGTTCTTTCCGGCACTGACATCTGCGCCTGGTTCCGTAGCGCAAGTGCGGGAATGTACGGCTGCACTGATGAAAGTGGCAAAGCACGAAGATATCACAATGTTAATTGTGGGACACGTAACTAAAGAAGGTGCGATCGCGGGGCCGAAAGTTTTAGAACATTTAGTAGATACGGTATTGTATTTTGAAGGCGATCGCTTTGCTTCCCATCGGTTATTACGGACAGTTAAAAATCGCTTCGGTGCAACTCACGAAATCGGTATTTTTGAGATGGTATCTCATGGATTGCGTGAAGTTCCTAACCCCTCGGAGTTATTTCTAGGTAATCGTGACGATCCAGCACCAGGTACGGCGATTGTTGTGGCTTGCGAAGGAACTCGCCCGATTGTTGTGGAATTGCAAGCTTTGGTAAGTCCTACTAGCTACCCCTCCCCCCGACGCGCCGCTACAGGGATAGACTATAACCGCTTAGTGCAAATTTTAGCGGTGTTAGAAAAACGGGTAGGAATTCCCATGTCGAAACTAGATTCCTACGTCGCTTCGGCTGGTGGTTTGAATGTGGAAGAACCAGCCGTAGATTTAGGAATTGCGATCGCCATTGTTGCGAGTTTCCGCGATCGCATAGTCGATCCAGGTACAGTTTTGATTGGTGAAGTCGGGTTAGGGGGACAAGTGCGATCAGTTTCTCAGATGGAACTGCGGTTAAAAGAAGCAGCCAAACTCGGATTTAAAAGAGCGATCGTCCCCAAAGGAACAAAATTCCCCGACCTTAATATCGAGATTTTACCAGTTTCCAAAGTAATCGATGCAATTATTGCCGCTATTCCCCATCAAGAACTGACAGAAGAAGATTTAGAACCTGATGAAGACGAGTAA
- the rpaB gene encoding response regulator transcription factor RpaB has translation MESHKEKILVVDDEASIRRILETRLSMIGYDVVTAGDGEEALETFRKADPDLVVLDVMMPKLDGYGVCQELRKESDVPIIMLTALGDVADRITGLELGADDYVVKPFSPKELEARIRSVLRRVDKTSASGIPSSGVIHVANIKIDTNKRQVYKGDERIRLTGMEFSLLELLVSRSGEAFSRSEILQEVWGYTPERHVDTRVVDVHISRLRAKLEDDPSNPELILTARGTGYLFQRIIEPGEE, from the coding sequence TTGGAAAGTCATAAAGAAAAAATCCTGGTGGTAGACGACGAAGCCAGCATTCGCCGGATTTTGGAAACGCGCCTTTCCATGATTGGCTACGATGTAGTGACTGCTGGTGATGGAGAAGAAGCTTTGGAAACTTTTCGCAAAGCTGACCCCGACCTGGTAGTTTTGGATGTAATGATGCCAAAACTCGATGGCTACGGTGTATGCCAAGAACTACGTAAGGAGTCAGATGTCCCTATTATTATGCTAACAGCCTTAGGGGACGTAGCCGATCGCATCACCGGATTAGAGTTAGGCGCTGATGATTATGTAGTTAAGCCGTTTTCCCCGAAGGAACTAGAAGCCCGGATTCGCTCAGTACTCAGACGGGTAGACAAAACCAGTGCTTCTGGAATTCCTAGTTCTGGAGTCATCCACGTTGCTAATATCAAAATTGATACGAATAAGCGACAAGTTTACAAAGGCGATGAGCGTATTCGCTTAACTGGTATGGAATTTAGCTTACTAGAGTTACTCGTTAGCCGCTCTGGAGAAGCTTTTTCCCGTTCGGAAATTTTGCAAGAAGTTTGGGGTTACACACCAGAACGCCATGTCGATACTCGCGTGGTGGATGTGCATATCTCTCGTTTGCGCGCCAAATTAGAAGACGATCCCAGCAATCCTGAATTGATTCTCACCGCCCGTGGCACTGGTTATTTATTCCAAAGGATAATTGAACCTGGCGAGGAATAG
- a CDS encoding cofactor assembly of complex C subunit B, giving the protein MTKPDPNLVLRRLPIVVGCLGAVLLLINRLLTPELTESQARGDVLGVILSAVLILTGLIWQQVQPRSPDIVQLIGEEGFVLAADLPEAVKTELAWASHLLLTNTVTRSLLVFYQGKVLLRRGILSPKSEVVPGPILKRVLETKKPVYLVALKVYPGKIEFDYLPENTQGVICQPIGNQGVLILGANAPRSYTKQDENWISGIADKLAVTLSSYLQVESES; this is encoded by the coding sequence ATGACTAAACCCGATCCCAATCTAGTTTTACGCCGTCTACCCATAGTAGTTGGCTGTTTAGGTGCTGTACTTTTACTAATTAACCGCTTGTTAACACCGGAACTAACAGAATCCCAAGCCCGAGGGGATGTGCTGGGCGTGATTCTGAGTGCGGTGTTAATTTTAACTGGATTAATTTGGCAGCAAGTACAACCGCGATCGCCTGATATTGTACAACTGATTGGGGAGGAAGGTTTTGTGTTGGCTGCGGATTTACCAGAAGCCGTGAAAACAGAACTAGCTTGGGCATCCCATTTATTATTAACTAACACCGTCACGCGATCGCTCTTAGTTTTTTACCAAGGTAAGGTTCTGTTACGTCGCGGTATTCTGTCGCCTAAATCTGAGGTTGTACCAGGCCCAATTTTAAAAAGGGTATTGGAAACAAAAAAACCTGTTTATTTAGTTGCATTAAAAGTCTATCCAGGCAAAATAGAATTTGATTATTTGCCCGAAAATACTCAAGGGGTAATTTGTCAACCTATTGGTAATCAAGGTGTATTAATTTTAGGAGCAAATGCACCTCGCAGTTACACCAAACAAGATGAAAATTGGATATCTGGAATTGCTGATAAATTAGCTGTAACTCTCAGTTCCTATTTGCAAGTTGAGTCAGAAAGTTAA
- a CDS encoding DUF456 domain-containing protein, whose product MQIIYWLLIAVMVVGIIGAVVPAIPGTSLILIAIIIWGVVSSSFAAIKIPLIVTVIVLLLSIGVDFLAGYIGAKQAGASKWGQIGAFVGLLLGFFGLLPALPFGGPLLGILMGPLLGAIIGEYFYQRQLGIAIKAGIGIVVGTVVGNLLQGILAIAAVVVFIVNTWPQVFGS is encoded by the coding sequence ATGCAAATTATCTATTGGTTACTGATTGCAGTGATGGTTGTGGGTATTATCGGCGCTGTAGTTCCTGCCATCCCTGGAACCAGTTTAATATTAATTGCAATTATTATCTGGGGAGTTGTCAGCAGTTCCTTTGCAGCAATTAAAATACCGCTAATTGTCACAGTTATTGTGTTGCTTTTGAGTATTGGCGTAGATTTTTTAGCAGGCTATATAGGTGCAAAACAAGCCGGTGCTAGTAAGTGGGGACAAATAGGCGCATTTGTCGGGTTGCTTTTGGGATTCTTCGGATTATTACCAGCTTTACCCTTTGGCGGGCCGCTATTAGGTATTTTAATGGGGCCATTATTGGGCGCAATCATCGGTGAATACTTTTACCAGCGTCAACTTGGGATAGCAATTAAGGCTGGTATCGGAATTGTTGTTGGTACAGTGGTGGGAAATTTACTGCAAGGAATATTAGCGATCGCGGCAGTGGTAGTTTTTATAGTGAACACTTGGCCCCAAGTCTTTGGCAGCTAA
- a CDS encoding PEP-CTERM sorting domain-containing protein yields the protein MLALKSQVIKSTLAASALLPLAIAGIVTSAGSAQAYSGGFTFDGSGTVAGINNSGITFNPNPGTIALGVKTGDFLGDSTGTIYSFLNTSLPSKLIDVGAADGIKLLSLTSILSPKFTSVFGGTDVSFNFTGLFEDGSQALGNIDFTTLLNVTNAQSTYSTGGTINASFKGVTVASVPEPTTLLGLGAVGAVMAMSRRRKAQASS from the coding sequence ATGCTTGCTCTTAAATCCCAAGTCATCAAGTCTACCTTAGCTGCTAGCGCTTTACTTCCCTTAGCTATTGCTGGAATAGTAACCTCTGCTGGTTCTGCTCAAGCTTATAGTGGTGGGTTTACGTTTGACGGTTCTGGAACTGTAGCTGGTATTAATAATAGTGGTATCACCTTTAATCCGAATCCAGGAACAATTGCATTAGGAGTCAAAACTGGAGATTTTCTTGGAGATTCCACAGGCACTATTTACAGTTTCTTAAATACTAGTTTACCTTCTAAATTGATAGATGTTGGTGCGGCAGATGGCATTAAACTTCTAAGTTTAACTAGTATTCTTTCTCCAAAATTTACATCTGTTTTCGGAGGAACAGACGTTAGCTTTAATTTCACTGGATTGTTTGAAGATGGTAGCCAAGCACTAGGAAATATTGATTTTACTACTTTACTGAATGTCACAAATGCACAAAGTACCTACAGTACAGGTGGAACAATTAACGCCAGTTTCAAAGGTGTGACAGTAGCCTCTGTTCCTGAACCAACTACATTACTCGGCTTAGGTGCTGTAGGTGCAGTCATGGCTATGTCTCGCCGTCGCAAAGCTCAAGCTAGTTCTTGA
- the nblB gene encoding phycobilisome degradation protein NblB → MSITPESVQQLLGSENLGDRLRGVNQIRDLEPAIAFELIQTAVSDSNARVRYSAVSQMDTFGTQDSELSLSILRELLKDPEPDVQAAAADCLGALKLTSAFDDLQQLYDASPEWLVKFSIIATLGELGDPRGFELLQQALNSDNELIQTAAISSFGELGNTDAVTLLAPFAKNPDWQVRFRVVQAMSRLGSADAKAVLENLANDEVDAIANEAKKSLQAV, encoded by the coding sequence ATGAGTATTACTCCTGAGTCGGTACAGCAATTGCTTGGTTCCGAAAATCTGGGCGATCGCTTGCGAGGTGTGAATCAAATCCGCGATTTAGAACCTGCGATCGCTTTTGAATTAATTCAAACTGCGGTAAGTGATAGCAATGCTCGTGTCCGTTACTCAGCAGTGAGTCAAATGGATACATTTGGCACACAAGATTCAGAATTATCATTGAGTATATTGCGTGAACTACTAAAAGATCCTGAACCTGATGTGCAAGCAGCCGCTGCAGATTGTTTAGGTGCGCTGAAACTCACCTCAGCTTTTGATGATTTGCAGCAGCTTTACGATGCTAGTCCTGAATGGCTAGTCAAATTTAGTATCATCGCTACTTTGGGAGAGTTAGGCGATCCGCGAGGTTTTGAACTCCTCCAGCAAGCACTCAATTCTGATAATGAGTTAATTCAAACTGCTGCGATTAGTTCTTTTGGCGAATTGGGAAATACAGATGCAGTGACACTTTTAGCACCTTTTGCCAAAAATCCCGATTGGCAAGTCCGCTTTAGAGTTGTGCAAGCTATGAGTCGCTTGGGTAGCGCAGATGCTAAAGCTGTATTAGAGAATCTGGCTAATGATGAAGTAGACGCGATCGCCAATGAAGCTAAAAAATCTTTGCAGGCAGTTTAA
- a CDS encoding CBS domain-containing protein: MPKTVADVMSREPVVVRSETPLKEAIQILAERRISGLPVVDDVGKLVGIISETDLMWQETGVTPPAYIMFLDSVIYLQNPANYDRDLHKALGQTVGEVMSNNPITISPDKTLQEAARIMHDRSVHRLPVLDSAGQVIGILTRGDIIRAMAAEQD; the protein is encoded by the coding sequence ATGCCTAAAACCGTTGCCGACGTGATGAGCCGTGAACCGGTGGTTGTCCGATCTGAAACTCCGCTGAAGGAAGCCATACAAATTCTTGCAGAAAGACGCATCAGCGGACTACCTGTAGTTGATGATGTTGGTAAATTGGTGGGCATTATCTCAGAAACTGATTTGATGTGGCAAGAAACAGGTGTGACTCCTCCGGCTTACATCATGTTTCTCGATAGTGTCATCTATTTACAAAATCCCGCAAATTATGATCGTGACTTACACAAAGCGCTGGGACAAACCGTTGGGGAAGTGATGAGCAATAATCCAATTACTATTTCCCCTGATAAAACCTTACAAGAAGCAGCCAGAATCATGCACGATCGCAGTGTGCATCGCTTACCAGTTTTAGACAGCGCGGGTCAAGTAATTGGTATCCTTACCCGAGGTGATATTATCCGCGCGATGGCCGCCGAGCAAGATTAG
- the mutT gene encoding 8-oxo-dGTP diphosphatase MutT — protein sequence MSETISLLPHKIIGVAVIWNDQEQILIDRRRAGGAMGGLWEFPGGKIEPGETVEECIKREIYEELGIEIAVGEHLITIDHTYTELRVTLTVHHCRHLGGVPQAIECDEIRWVNLADLEQFAFPKANVQIIAALKARLGTGD from the coding sequence ATGAGTGAAACTATTTCTCTCCTCCCCCATAAAATTATTGGTGTGGCTGTAATTTGGAATGACCAAGAACAAATATTAATTGACCGTCGCCGTGCGGGAGGAGCAATGGGTGGTTTGTGGGAATTTCCTGGCGGCAAAATTGAGCCTGGAGAAACTGTTGAAGAGTGCATTAAACGCGAAATTTATGAAGAACTGGGAATAGAAATTGCAGTAGGAGAACATCTCATTACTATTGACCACACTTATACAGAGTTGCGCGTTACCCTAACTGTCCATCACTGTCGCCATCTAGGAGGTGTGCCGCAAGCTATAGAATGCGATGAAATCCGCTGGGTAAATTTAGCAGATTTAGAACAGTTTGCTTTTCCCAAGGCAAATGTGCAAATTATCGCTGCATTGAAGGCGCGATTGGGGACTGGGGATTAG